In one window of Candidatus Neomarinimicrobiota bacterium DNA:
- the ftcD gene encoding glutamate formimidoyltransferase, which yields MKLVACAPNFSEGRDHRVIQAITQAIAGVDRVRLLHVDSSRDANRTVVTFVGEPEAAGEAVLQAVARASLFIDMAQHEGLHPRMGALDVCPFIPLPGMSMDECVQLARLVGERIGKEAKIPIYYYGAAASAENRRRLAEIRRGEYEGLEERMSDPDWQPDAGPTEFNAQLGATAVGAREWLIAYNVNLKAKGAAVAQAIALAIRETGPVQRDSQGRLLKDSEGQPLRRAGTLRACRARGWYLPRFGLAQVTMNLENWKVTPPHAAYEEVRRQAAMRDVKVIGSELVGMVPLAPMLAAGRHFLSQSGRTEEALEEELIGSAGRVMGLSAVKEFDPFNQVLEYRLSREGGEWARFVTGMDTRRWTKSAIYEITKD from the coding sequence ATGAAACTGGTGGCATGCGCACCCAACTTTTCCGAAGGTCGTGACCATCGGGTGATCCAGGCCATCACGCAAGCTATTGCCGGCGTGGACAGGGTGCGCCTGCTGCACGTAGACAGCAGCCGGGATGCCAACCGCACCGTGGTGACCTTTGTGGGGGAGCCGGAGGCTGCGGGAGAGGCGGTCCTCCAGGCGGTTGCCCGGGCGTCCCTGTTCATCGATATGGCCCAGCACGAGGGGCTCCATCCGCGCATGGGAGCCCTCGATGTCTGTCCCTTTATTCCGCTCCCGGGCATGAGCATGGACGAATGCGTCCAGCTGGCCCGACTGGTTGGCGAGCGCATCGGCAAGGAGGCGAAGATACCGATATACTATTATGGCGCGGCTGCAAGTGCAGAAAATCGCAGGCGGCTGGCTGAAATTCGTCGTGGAGAATACGAGGGTCTTGAGGAGCGAATGTCCGATCCGGATTGGCAGCCGGACGCGGGTCCGACGGAATTCAATGCCCAGTTGGGGGCCACGGCTGTGGGCGCCCGGGAGTGGCTCATTGCCTACAACGTGAATCTCAAGGCCAAGGGTGCTGCGGTGGCTCAGGCCATTGCCCTGGCCATTCGCGAAACGGGACCGGTGCAGCGTGACTCGCAGGGCAGATTGCTGAAGGACAGTGAGGGCCAGCCCCTGCGCCGTGCGGGCACGCTCCGGGCCTGCCGGGCCAGGGGCTGGTATCTGCCGCGCTTCGGGCTGGCGCAGGTCACGATGAACCTGGAAAACTGGAAGGTGACCCCACCCCATGCGGCTTACGAAGAGGTGCGCAGGCAAGCCGCGATGCGGGACGTGAAAGTCATCGGCAGCGAGCTCGTAGGGATGGTCCCGCTCGCGCCCATGCTGGCGGCGGGCCGGCACTTCCTGAGCCAGTCGGGTAGGACCGAGGAAGCGCTGGAGGAAGAGCTGATCGGTTCCGCCGGCCGGGTGATGGGCCTGTCGGCGGTAAAGGAGTTTGACCCTTTCAACCAGGTCCTTGAGTACCGTCTGAGCCGGGAGGGGGGCGAATGGGCCCGTTTTGTAACCGGCATGGACACGCGGCGCTGGACCAAATCTGCCATCTATGAAATCACCAAAGATTAG
- a CDS encoding site-2 protease family protein has protein sequence MNPQILILLIPVILLALSVHELSHGLVAYRLGDPTAKNAGRLTLNPLSHLDPIGTLMLFLVHFGWAKPVPVDPRYFENPKRDMLWVALAGPGSNMALALVSGLVIRFINEYPELFLGSFVGGAFYVMMKLSLQINLALAIFNLLPVPPLDGSKILYGLLPPEYEYVAARLERYGPTVLFSLVLFSMITKIPIFWIFIGPFIGFFSILFAGA, from the coding sequence TTGAACCCGCAGATCCTCATCCTCCTGATACCGGTCATTCTACTGGCCCTATCGGTGCACGAGCTGTCCCACGGGTTGGTGGCGTACCGGCTGGGGGACCCTACGGCCAAAAATGCCGGGCGGCTCACGCTGAACCCCCTCTCCCATCTGGACCCCATCGGCACCCTGATGCTGTTTTTGGTGCACTTCGGCTGGGCCAAACCGGTGCCGGTGGACCCGCGCTACTTCGAAAACCCCAAGCGGGACATGCTGTGGGTAGCGCTGGCGGGCCCCGGCTCCAACATGGCCCTGGCGCTGGTGAGCGGGCTGGTAATCCGGTTCATCAACGAGTACCCGGAGCTCTTTTTGGGCAGTTTCGTCGGCGGGGCCTTCTATGTGATGATGAAGCTGAGCCTGCAGATCAATCTGGCGCTGGCCATCTTCAACCTCCTGCCGGTGCCGCCGCTGGACGGCTCGAAGATTCTATACGGCCTGCTGCCGCCGGAGTATGAGTATGTGGCCGCCCGTCTGGAGCGTTACGGGCCGACGGTCCTGTTCTCGCTGGTGCTGTTCAGCATGATCACCAAGATCCCGATTTTCTGGATTTTCATAGGTCCCTTCATAGGATTCTTCTCCATCCTGTTTGCCGGGGCATGA
- the xerD gene encoding site-specific tyrosine recombinase XerD, whose amino-acid sequence MRSGRERYRESAGVNGPELSLGQDHLQEYLLYAKIERNLSPTTLEAYRTDLTRYLTCLADAGIGDLEAIRQSHLRAFTRLLSEVGLSAATIQRACSAVRGFHRFLVAEKWVTRDPSAFLESPKLPKRLPKVLDVAEIDAILAAVDTGKPLGVRDRSLLSLMYACGLRVSELIGLRLTQLMAEAEMVRVLGKGGKERVVPIGQRALDDLDTYIYTVRPNLARKGKSTGEIFLNARGNPLSRMGVWNILRHWADAAGIQKELSPHTLRHSFATHLLEGGADLRAIQEMLGHADISTTQVYTHLDRSYLKEVHRAFHPRG is encoded by the coding sequence GTGAACGGTCCCGAACTCTCACTGGGACAAGACCACCTCCAGGAATATCTCCTATACGCCAAGATCGAGCGCAACCTGTCGCCCACGACTCTGGAGGCCTACCGTACCGATCTGACCCGCTACCTGACCTGCCTTGCCGACGCGGGGATCGGCGATCTCGAGGCCATCCGCCAATCTCATCTGCGAGCCTTCACCCGCCTGCTGAGCGAGGTGGGTCTGTCGGCGGCCACCATCCAGCGGGCCTGCTCGGCCGTGCGCGGATTCCACCGCTTCCTAGTGGCGGAAAAGTGGGTAACGCGCGATCCGTCGGCCTTTCTGGAGTCGCCCAAACTGCCTAAGCGTCTGCCGAAGGTGCTGGACGTCGCGGAGATTGACGCCATTCTGGCTGCGGTGGACACTGGCAAGCCGTTGGGCGTCCGCGACCGGTCGCTGCTGTCGCTGATGTACGCCTGCGGCCTGCGGGTGTCGGAGCTCATCGGGCTGCGGCTCACCCAACTCATGGCGGAGGCCGAGATGGTGCGCGTTTTAGGCAAGGGCGGCAAGGAGCGCGTGGTGCCCATCGGCCAGCGGGCTCTGGACGATCTTGACACCTACATCTATACGGTACGGCCCAACCTGGCCCGTAAGGGTAAGAGCACCGGAGAAATCTTTCTCAATGCCCGTGGCAACCCCCTCTCCCGCATGGGCGTGTGGAATATTCTCCGCCACTGGGCCGATGCCGCCGGAATCCAGAAGGAGCTCTCACCTCATACCTTGCGCCACAGCTTTGCCACCCACCTGCTGGAAGGCGGCGCTGATCTGCGGGCCATTCAGGAGATGCTGGGGCACGCCGATATCAGCACCACCCAGGTCTATACCCACCTGGACCGCAGCTACCTCAAGGAGGTGCACCGCGCTTTTCATCCCCGGGGGTAG